In Setaria viridis chromosome 5, Setaria_viridis_v4.0, whole genome shotgun sequence, the genomic stretch GTCGCAAGTAAACAGGTGGTGCTACTGAATAATGCCTGCACTGCATGCTGCTACCGAATCTCAGTCTATGAGGAACACAGCGTTAGCTGCACAATCAGCCGATGCTACTTCTGTTCTTCACCCCATGTAGCAGTCTGCCTCAACCCATTGGTGCTGTGGATAGTCACAGTAAGTTATATGTATCCTTTACTTGTGATGTGAAGAAGTTGCTCAACGAGGTTAGGAGCAAGGTACGATCGCTAGCAAACGAGTTCTTGGCTTCTAGTTCTACTGTTCTACATGACTATGCTGTTAGTACCCTGATTGCTGTTATGATGCCGCACAGCTCAATTCGTTGAATGCTCATGTCACTATGTCAGAGGCCTTGCCTGTTGCGTCAATTTTAGGGCCGTTCGGTTGTTTTGCTGCTTTGCCTGGCCTTGCCTTGCCAGGCGAGCGAATTCTTGCCGGCGCAAGCGAGCCGGATTGGCTCTCCCGCATTGGCAAGGTGAAACCTTGCTAGCACAGACCCCGAGATAAACTAGCTGTTCTTCCAAACGCGCAGCCCTCGTCCCTATCCTTGCTTAGCAAGGCTAAATAGTACCCAGCAATGGTTCCAAACGGCCCGAGAATACTGTGGCATCTTTCCAATCTGGGCAGCGATTGTGCAAGTCAATTATCGTAATGAGAATGACCAGTTTCCCCGGACCACATGAATGTCCCCAGCATGATGTGCGTCAGGCTTAACGCACTATAGTCAGCAATCTATGTTTTCTTCGTAAATTTGAGTAGCAAAAGTTGGGTTGAACCATTAAGAAACAAGGAAACAAGTAGTGATAACTTTGAACGGGAAAAAAATTATGGCCCATGCAGGTCTCGAACCTGCGACCTTCGCGTTATTAGCACGAcgctctaaccaactgagctaatAGGCCGTTTTGATACCTCGGAACAACAATAAATATAAGTACCTTTTTATAATTGTATGCACGTAGAATCAGAAACTATCAACGCTGCACGCCCgcttgagacttgagagtgCTGGATCCAACGAATGCGAGGTCCACCGTAGCTCAGTCCTGGTCTCCTGGACCGTCTCTTGTTTGCTGCTTCGTGATCGCCCAGCCGTGTAGGGCCATGCCCAAATTATTTCCAAACCCGTCGATGCTAAATTTATCCATCCGACGCTCTCGCCGGCTCTTCTTGGCAACCCACTCCCTTCACGCCACGGTTAAACGCCCGGGCGGCGGATACTAATCCGGAGAGCTGGAGACTTGGAGAGGCAACAAAGCAATCGCGCATGTGCCGCAGATGCCCAAATGCGCGCTACACGGacgcgatcgatcgatccggaCCGCCCGGCCGGCGGATCGCCTGCCCGTGCCGTGGTCCGTCCCCCCTGCTCTTGTACATGGTCTGGTGTGTGAGGGTTTGTGTACTTGTGTCGAGTCGATCACCGAGTATCTCGGGTCTCTAGTTAAACGAGCAATTTGTCATGGACATGCTTCGGGATTTCAGGCCCCGGTCGCGGTCGGTACCCCCAATTCCCCAAATCAGAGAAACCATGCATGCCATCAACTACGCGAAACATACTGATCTTGCGTGTGATTTTACAAGGGAATGTCTATATATCACATGGGTGAAATTGAGACTCTCCTCGCTCGTTTTTTTGAGCCATCAGATCATCATCCAACGACTCACCTTCATCTTCCACCTCCCGCCGGCTGTGCTTCTTCGCTGCCCGTCGTCCCCTCGTGCCTCTACCCGTCTAGCACGGGTGGGCAAAGGTCCTGCCAGAGCTTCGTGCGCGGCTGGAGTGCGCGGCCGCCTTCTTGCCCCTCCCGTCACCGCttcccgtcgtcgtcgtcccccccccccctcctgccCTAGCACCACCCAaccgcccgccaccaccgtccTCGCCGgtggcgcccccgccgccatgCCTCACCGTCCCacgcccgccacctccgccgggccGGCCTATTGTCGCTGGCTTTCCCTCTAGGCCGCTGATAAGCACCCACCCCGGAAACCTTGAACCCTTAATCCTGGAAACCTCGAACCTCTAACCCTGGAAACCCCGAACCCTGACGCCCCTAATCTCGTCGGAATTTGGTCGGAGTCGGAGAAGGAAGGGAAAATAGAGTGCATATCGGAAAAGAAAAAATTGGATGAGGAAGAGCTCTGTTTCACCCGGATGAGCTACAGCCCTTCCTTTTTAGAATGGCCACTAGGCACGGCTGGCAAGAGGGGTTTGACGCCACTTACGCGCACCGTGTGCGATTTGCGATCCGTGCCGGGGAGAAGCCGTGCGCGTGTGCGGCCTCGACCATGTGCGCAGCGCCACCACTTCTCCTGCTTGGCTTGGCTGTCCTATTGAAacaagccggccggccggatacCTCCCGCCTGCGCGCAGCCTCCCAAACGAGAGACACCGGAGGTGGTGCCGGTGCGCATCTCCACGGATCCCCGATTTGTTTAACCAGCGTAGTGGTTGCGGTCGCAAGGCTACAAGCGCTACTGTACATCCCGGAGCTTTTCGCGGAGCTGCCAGTGTGTTCCGCATTGAGAAGAAAACCAGCTGCTGACCTCTAGTTTATTTGTACTCGTAACAGAGCAACAACGGTCATCGTCGAGGGAGCGGTTTGGCGTGTAGCGTGTCCACCCATCTTGTGCTTGTGCGGATCAAGGCCTGAACAAGAAAGAGTACTCTAAGGCGGAATCGATGGCGGTGATTTGGCAGGGACAGTTTGCATTGTTCAGATGGCTACTACTGGTTTTAAAATTCAATCTGACAAAAGGGCGTGGCAGAGGGTGAGAGCGCCTGAAGTTGTGCAACGAATTTAGTAAAGAGTGATGCACTCACTAGTCACTATATACTGCAAATGCATACTAgtgcttttcttcttctttttttttgaaagattacTAGTGCTTTTCTGATGGATGAGGATCGCGTAGAAGCATTGGCGGTTGCTGGTGTCAGCAGCTGAGAAATTGCCGCTGGTGCCTTGCCGTGCTCCGTGTCTCGCCAGGCCACGCAGGCAGAGACGGGACGAGGATGCTGACGGCCATTCGGTCTATCCGACTAGCACAATACGTCAATACTACGCCAGTGTAGTTTCTAGAGTTTCTACGACTGCAATGGCATTTTCCATGGACGCTTTCAGTCTCGGTGCCGTTTTATTCAACTATGACGGCATCGCTAACAGAATTTCATGTCATTTCAGATTCCTCAGTCTGCCTGCCAGGCCATTTACGATCGATTTTCACCGGACCGGCCCCTGCCGCGATTTTACAGTAACCCCCGCTATTCTTACCAATTTACAGTAGCTGCCAtgtcctagctagctagctgctgcagCTGATATTGCTCTcctcgctgccgctgctgccgtcCGCGTTGCTGTCACTGTGGTTGTTCTCCTCCGCCCGCCACGCGGACGCCGAGAAGAGCGGCCGCCCGTGCCACCCCAGCGTCAGGCACCCGTCGGCCTCCTCCACGCAGTGGCCCTCCCCGGAGAAGAGCCCCACCAGCATCCTCGCCTGCCGCAGTGCGTTGGCCCCCAGCGGCACGCCGGCCAGGCCCGCGCGCCCCAGCCtgtcccgccaccgccgcagcggCTCGTGCCGCTCCCTGCGCTCCGCGCCCTCGCCGCACACGATGTCGCATATCTCGCGCTCCAGGtacgcctcggccgccgcgtcgcccgcgccgccgctcgccgcgtcCAGGGAGTCGAACACCGCCGAGTAGTAGAAGAGCGCCTCCGTGAACCGGTCCAGGAACCCCGGCTTATTGTGGTccgcctcctgctccaccaccgtGAACACCCTGGGGCGCATGGACGACACGCAGTCGAGGACGGCGTCGATGGGCGCCCGGgcgtcgtcggccgccgcggacgggtcggcgacgaggcggtGGAGCTGGAGCACGGAGTTGACGGCGACGGCCTCGCCCTGCGACACCTGCAGCATCCACGGGCGGATCTCGTCGAGGCGGTTGGCGGCCACGCCGCGGAAGGAGAAGTGGACGCGCACGGAGCGCGCCAGGTCGGCGAggcggacgccgacgtcgcgGAGGTCGTCGCGGCCGGGCGGGGAGGGCGGGCCAATGCCGGTGAGGCGGAGGAACGGCGGCCCGCCGGGGCGGAGCGCCAGGGCCTGGATCAGCGCGGGCCACTGGAGGCCCTGCATGAGGTTGAAGTCGATGATGTGGACGTGCTTGCAGCCCTGGACGGCCTCCAGGATGGCCTGGTTGGCCGTGAAGTGCGCGAACTTGAGGTAGGGCCCCGCCTCGTAGAAGTGGTGGTAGAGGAAGGCgtggtcggcgtcggcgtcggcggcggcgggctggggcgGAGGTGGCGACGGCGTGGGAGGGAACAGCCTCCGGGACAGCGCGGCGGTGAAGTGGACGGCGACGCGGCCGATGCCGGAGCCcggcgagacggcggcgagAGCGGCGTGCGCGTCGGCCAGGTGCGCGGACGCGCCCGCGTGGTCCCCGgcctcgacggcgccggcgcagctCATGAGGAGGTGCACCAGGCGGATgcccgcggcctcctcctcctcccgccgcatcgccgccagcgccgcggcgaAATCGGGCAGCACCGCGGGCATCGCCGCGTGCAtgtccgccgccgcgtccgcgtaGTACGCCACCCCGGCGGCGTCGGGCACCACggtgggcagcggcggcagggagaCGTCGAGCCCCGGCTCCGCGGGCCACTGGAAGGGGAACGCGCCGCCCATGGCCATGGGTCGGTGGTGGGGGAGGCGGCTCGGTGGCGTGGGCGGTGACGCGGTCAGTAGAGTGACGGCGTCGCGCTTGGCGGGCGGTGAGTGATGTGGAGGGGACTGAGGAGACGGGCGGGCGGGTCGCGGGGGGTTAAGGTGCGGGCAGGTGACGTCGGAAAGGCACGGGGAGGTCGGTTACACGTGGAGAGGCGGGCACGAGCACGGGGCGGGCGGGGACACGTAGGCCTCGGGAAGGATTCTGAGGCCGGCGAGCGGACCGAGGCGCCGTGGGGGCGGCCTGCTCCTTCTGTCAATTCCTGTTTCCTGATCTTGTCTGCGGGGATCTCATCTCGGAGTGTGCAATCTTGTAACCGCACCCAAATTTTACTCGGAGTACTGTATGAAGGCAGTAAGACTAGAGAGACTACCGCGCAACCCGTAGGAAGTTTCCTCACTGTCGCTGTACAAACCTTCCTCTCACGTCTTCAACTcgagaaagtaaaacataagtTCCACGCACGCGTCGGATCTTCGCACAGGAAAATGCTTCGCACACGATCTATCAGTAGACCGTAGAGTTGAACACATAAATTTTAACGGCTCGTATTTGTATAAGCTTTGTGCTTTTATGATGGTATAAATATATAGTAAGGGAAATTCAAGTATTTTATAACCCGCCAACACATGAATTCTTTCATGTACGAGTACCTTGTTAAGCTAGTTTATTTATAGAGTGCTAGTTTATTTGTAGAGTCAATTTCACCTTAGATTCTTAAACTATTCCTGAGATCTCATCTAGGTTCATGGTCTTTTAAAATGGCCATCTAGATCCACATTCTAATAAAGAGTGATTATGGAGGTCCACAAATACCCACATAAGCGTGTTTTGCCTATGTGGTAATGTCAACGTgtcattttttagaaaatatatgGTAACAAAACTAGGGTAGTACAACAACGAATAACACATTTTTCCTCGCACAACATAGATTTTCAAAATTGGATGATGAAAAATCAAGTGTTGAAAGACAATAAGGTCTTGTTTGTTTGAACTTCTTGGCAGCTTCTCAGTGTGAAAGAATTAGAATCTTAAACAAAACAATGAAATTCTCGTGCAGCTTTCAAAAAGTCAGAAGCCTAGAAAAGGCTGAGTTTTATATGAAAAAGTTTGGTTTTTTAGTTTTTCGTAGCATTTTGAGTCCAGAAAACTAAACATATCTTCTAAAAGCTATTGCAGGCTTTTCATAACAAAAAACCAGCAGTAGCTTTTCAAAAAGCTTCAAAAAGCTCCAAAAGTTGCACCTCAAACAAACAGGTCCTAAAACACTGGATAAATCTAACGAGTGAAATTGCAGGTTAGTTTTTAAACTCTAAGCCACTTATGCTTTTTGGAGTTGTGCCAAACAAACCTGGAACCCTACATTTTAATTTGCCTCAACTATTGGATAACTCTAACGAGTGAAATTCTGTTCATAACATTTTTAATGGAAACTTTATTAGTACTCGCACCAATGTTGGTTTGCTTCTAGCAACATTAAACTCTCTACTCTGGCGAATGATAAAAGATACATGTAGAAATACAATTCGGCTAATGGCTGCTTAAGACAATATTTCTCATGATATATGCTTAAGTTTTACATTTATGCACAACAAACCCCCATTTTTTCGAAGGCATTGCCAAAGTAGTTATTTGTATTACTTTCATATAATTGTAGATTCAAATAATTTAGCTAAGCATGTTGTTTTCACATGTATTTTGTTCTCTATAGTTTATCTAGATAGATATGTGAATCGCAAAGTTATGTTGGGTATGAACCCAGTGGTTGGTGGCTTGATCCATTCAAATGTCGGTGACTATTCATGATGGGCAAACTAGCTAGACTTATATATGCTTTATTCGTAAAGTAGAGATGCATAGGGCTTCCTCCTATCACCCCTATATCTTGCCTCCTCGTTTTAGATGATAAAGTACAAATTTTGTTAAATGCTTTGAGTTTACGAGATATTTGAAAGCAATTCTACTCACTATAAGTAATATGTTCATTTCTCTTAAtatttgcttgtttttttccaaaaaaagaagTTAAATGTTCATTTTCTCCATAAGCGTTATCTTTTCTTGGCGGAGAGTTGGAGTTCGTTTCTAGGGAGTAGCTAGCTAGGTGAATAAATTTTGTTTTGGAAGATGCTAGGTGAACAACAGATGAACTCCAGTTAGGTCACCGGCTAGCAGAGGAGCATGAGAGACAGCAGCGGCTTGCTCCCTCACCCCTCGCTCTCCCACTCCTGCTCCACGCCTGCTGCTCACCATGATTGATGGTAattctcccccttatccttccaATGGATCTGCCATCACTGGGTTTTCAACCTGGCAGAGTCTTCAGTGAAAAAATTGGCAAGCGGTACGGTTTTTCGGTTAACTCTATTGGGAAACTAGCAAGTTTGGACTTTCTCTTGCTAGTATCTTTAAGTTGAAATAAATTCAGGCTCACTGAGGAATCTATTGGAATCTACCTTCAATCTGTTATAGGAGGCTTTGCTAACTGTTTTTTAGTGCATCAACTGGATCAACAGGTTTTCAGATTTGCTGTCTCTTGCAAACAAGTTGGTTTTGTTGTTTTGGGGCTCAACTCTTTTTCTTCGGTGGATTTCAAGTTGGCTTTTCTTCTCTGCAATGATGCTAGCCTTGCGAAAGCTTTAGCATTCTCCAAGTCTGATTCAGGGCCCTCTTTCACCTAGGAAGAAGTTCATTCGAAGAAAGGCAAACTCTCTTTTGCGGATGTAGCCAGAGCtccccctccacctctctcGGGAGCAAATGCAGTTTTCCTGGGAGCTAATGTTGCTTGGAGGATCAAGAATCATTTGCAACGTTCAAGTTCATATCATATTGGCTCATTTCATTCTCAGTCGAGGCCTTCTGTTTTTCAGAGAATTTCTTTCCCTCGCAAATCGGTTTTTCAGCGTCTGGAATTTGGAAATTCACGGGATAATTTTCAAACTTCAAAAGGTCAACGGGCTGCATTGGTTCATGGGTCAAAAAGCCTAGCTTTCACGAGGCCCGGTACTGTTGCAGGGTTTCCCATTTACCGTCTAAGGTGTTTATCTCCCAACCATTCAAGGAACGATTGTCGAAGCTTGATTAAGTGCTGGCACTGCAAACAACTAGGTCACGTCCTAAACTCTTGCTCACTTTTTTCACGATCTCCAAAGGTTGAAGCAATTAAGTGGTTGCTCAAGGAGCTGTAAATTTTTTCCCGCTCTCTCGGTTGGCCTCCCAACGCTGGGAGCTCATGGTTTAGGAACCCCAGGCTATTGACTCATGGGCCTAGCACAATTGGGCCTCCGTGTTTTGCCTCCCTTGTTGAGTTTGGCTACTCTGTACTTAGCATTCCAAGGGACATTGCCCCTTCGTCTTCCTCGGCTCCCCCTCCTTCATCCACACCAAACCCCAGTGAGGAACCTAAGCAAGAAGACGGTGGAGGTGATCCTGCACCCTCACCCTCGACGATGGCCTTCCTCAACATCGACCCCACACCTATGCTCCTCCCGGGTTTCAACAAAGTCTTGGTGGAAGGCAGAGAGAAGTACATTAG encodes the following:
- the LOC117855505 gene encoding protein SLENDER RICE1-LIKE 1, with protein sequence MAMGGAFPFQWPAEPGLDVSLPPLPTVVPDAAGVAYYADAAADMHAAMPAVLPDFAAALAAMRREEEEAAGIRLVHLLMSCAGAVEAGDHAGASAHLADAHAALAAVSPGSGIGRVAVHFTAALSRRLFPPTPSPPPPQPAAADADADHAFLYHHFYEAGPYLKFAHFTANQAILEAVQGCKHVHIIDFNLMQGLQWPALIQALALRPGGPPFLRLTGIGPPSPPGRDDLRDVGVRLADLARSVRVHFSFRGVAANRLDEIRPWMLQVSQGEAVAVNSVLQLHRLVADPSAAADDARAPIDAVLDCVSSMRPRVFTVVEQEADHNKPGFLDRFTEALFYYSAVFDSLDAASGGAGDAAAEAYLEREICDIVCGEGAERRERHEPLRRWRDRLGRAGLAGVPLGANALRQARMLVGLFSGEGHCVEEADGCLTLGWHGRPLFSASAWRAEENNHSDSNADGSSGSEESNISCSS